One bacterium genomic window, CGTCGAGGCCACCACCGCGCGGCCCACCTCCTTCGTGCCGCGCACGGCGGCGGACAGGGGCCCGGCCCCGGTGCGCTGCCGCCGGTGGATCGATTCGAGCACCACTACGGCGTTGTCGACGAGCATGCCCACGCCCAGCATCAGGCCCATCATGGTCAGGATGTTGAGCGAGCGGCCCGAGAGGTAGAGGAAGACCGCGGTGCCCATCAGCGAAAGCGGTATGGCCACCGACACGACCGCGGTCATGCTCAAACGCCGCAGGAACAGGTAGAGCACGACCACCGCCAGCAGCGACCCGAGAAGCCCGCCCTGCAACAGGCTCTTCAGCGAATTGGTGATCTGCTCCGCCTGGTTGAAGAAGGAGAAGCTGCTGATGCCCTGCAGGGAGGGGTCGAGGTTGATCCGCGCCAGCTCGTCCTCGATGGCGCGGCAGACCTCGACAGTGTTGTAGCCCGAAGCCTTCTGGATCCAGAAGGCGACGGCCGGCTCGCCGTTGAGCCGACGGCCGTAGCTCAGGGCCGGCGCGCCGTAGACCACGTCGGCGACGTCCTGCAGCCGCAGGCCGCGGGTGTCGATGGCGAGTTCGCGCAGGTCGTCGATGCTGCTCAGGCCGCTGACCGTGCGCACGTCGTAGCGCAGGCCCTCGTCCGTGACGGTGCCGATCGTGAGCTCCACGTTGGCGGCGCCGAGGATGCGGAAGAGGTTGCTCACGTCCACGTTGTGCTCGAGGATCTTGTCGAAATCCAGGTAGATCGAGGCCTGGGTCGGCAGCACGCCGTCGATGTTGACGCGGCCCACCCCCGGGATGCGCTGCAGCGGCGCGATGATCTTCTGGTCCAGCAGGTCCCAGCTCTCCGACAGATCGCGTCCCTTGGCGGCGATGCGCCCCTCGATGATCGGTATGTCGTTGGTGTCGAAGGTGAGCAGCAGGATGTCGCGCACGTCCCCGGGCAGATCGGCGCGGATCTGGTCGATCTTCTCCTTGACCTCCATGCGCAGCAGGTTGACGTCCCGGCCCCAGTCGAATTCCACGCCCACGAAGGCCTGGTCCGCGTCGGAATAGCTGCTGAGCTCGCGCACCCCGCCCAGGGTGGCCAGGACCTCCTCGATGGGCAGCACGATCTCCTTCTCCACCTGGCTGGGGATGCCGTTGGGGTAGGGCACGATCACGCCGATGAAGGGGAACTCCACCCGCGGCAGGAAGTCGAGCGGCATCTTCCAGACCGAGACCGCGCCGAGCACCACCATGGTGAGCAGGACCATGGCCAGGGTGACCGGACGCCGCAGCGAGACGCGGGTGAGCCACATGTCAGGACTCCCCCCGCACCGTGCTCCCGGTCAGACGGACGCCCGCTACCGCCCGGCGCCGCACGCCGGCAGGCGCTTCCGCGCCCGGCGTGATCAGCGTGTAGACGACCGGCACGACCACCAGGGTCAGCAGCGTCGCGAGCAGCAGGCCCGAGATCACCGTCACCGCCAGCGGCGCCCGCAGCTCCGCGCCCTCGCCCAGGCCCAGGGCCATGGGCAGCAGGCCCAGCACCGTGGTCGCGGTGGTCATGACGATGGGCCGCAAGCGCTCCTGTCCCGCCTGCAGCACCGATTCGTAGAGACCCAGCCGGCGGCGCAGCTTGTTGATGCGGTCCACCAGCACGATGCCGTTGTTGACCACGATGCCCGCCAGCATGATCGCGCCGATCACCGTGATCACGCTCAACGCCGTGCCGGTAGCCTTGAGGCCGTAGACGGCGCCGATCAGGGCCAGGGGTACGGTGAACATGATGATGACCGGATGCACGAAGCTCTCGAACTGCGCCGCCATCACCAGGTAGACCAGGAACACCGCCAGCAGGATGGCCATCTGCAGCGAGCGGAAGGACTTCTGCATCTCCTCGTTCTGGCCGCCCAGGGACACGGAGATGTTCGCCGGCAACGAGAGGATGCGCAGGCGGCTCTCGATCTCCCGCGACACCGAGCCCAGGTCGCGGCCGGCGAGGTTGGCCGTCACGATGGCCACCCGCTTGCGCCCGAGACGGTGGATCTCGGACGGACCGCGCTCGACGCTGGTCGCCGCCACCGAGGAGAGGGTGATCGGAATGCCGGCGCGCTCGGCTATGATCAGGTCCTGCACCGCCTGCAGCGTGTTGCGCTGCTCGTCCTCGTTCAGCACGCGGATGTCGATGTGACGCTCCCTCTCGCGGATGCGGCTGGCGACGGTGCCGCGCACCTTGCCGCGCACCGTCTCCGAGACGTCCGACAGGGTGAGCCCGTAGCGGTTGAGCTTGTCCCGGTCGAAGGAGACGCGGACCTCCGGCGAACCGGGGACCATGCCCGGGCGCACGTCGCGCAGGCCGTCGATCATGACCATCTCGGCGGCGACGCGCGACGCGGTCTCCTGCAGGTCGTCGAGGTTGTAGCCGTAGACGTCCACCTCCACGGGCGCGTTGAAGCTGAACAGCGACTGGCGGCGCAGCTTCTGCGTGACGTCGGGATAGCGGGCGAGCACGGCGCGGACGCCCTCGAGTACCTGCTGTTCGCGTTCGCCGGTGGCCAGGTCCAGCTTGACGTGGATCTCGGCCCGGTTCTCCTTGCGGCGTTGCGCGCTGGTGTCGCCCTCGCGGCTGACGCCGACGTCGGAGGCCGTGAGCACGATGCCGTCCACGGTCGCCAGTTCCCGCTCGATGGCTGCCACCCTGGCGTTCGTGCGGCTCAACGGCGTGCCCTCGGGCAGCTCCAGGGCCAGCGTGAACTCGCCCTGGGCCAGGGGCGGTATCAGCTCGCTGCCGAGGGTCGGAAACAGCAGCACCGCGGCGGCGGCCAGCAGCACCACCAGCGCCAGCACGAGCCCGCGCCGCAACAACGCGCCGGCGAGCAGCCGGGAGTAGCCGTGCGCCAGCCGCGGCCACAGGACGCCGAAACCGGCCGTCAGCGGCGTCATGGCCCAGCCGGCCACCCTTCCCAGGATCCTGCCCAGCCGGTTCACCAGGGTCACGCAGAGCACGGGCAAGAACAGCACCACGCCCAGCAGGACCACGCGGAGGTACCACCGGAAATTGCGGCGTTCGCCGGCGAAACGGGTCCAGGCGAAGAGACGCCGGCGGAAGGCGAGCTTCTCGCCCGCGGGGCCGGAGCCGCCCGCACGTTCGTCCCGCGCGCCCCAGGCCGTCGCCATGGGCGTGAAGGTCAGCGCCACCACCAGGGACACGAAGAGGGAGAAGGTGACCGTCAGCGCCTGGTCGCGGAAGATCTGTCCGGCCACGCCGATCACCACGAAGACGATGGGCACGAAGACCGCCACCGTGGTGAGCGTCGAGGCGATCACGGCGGAAGCCACCTCGCCGGCGCCCGTGATGGTCTGGTCGGCCCGGGTCCTGGCGTCGGCGATCCCGCCCGCGGCGGCGCGATCGGCGTCCTCCCGCTTGCGGTGGATGGCCTCGAGCACCACGATGGAGTTGTCGACCAGCATGCCGACGCCCAGCGCCAGGCCGCCCAGCGACATCACGTTCAACGAGACGCCCCGGGTGTGCATCAGGATGAAGGTGGCGATGATGGAGATGGGGATCGACACGCCGATGATCATCGTGCTGCGGAAGTCGCGCAGGAAGACGAAGAGCACGAGCACGGCCAGCAGGCCGCCCAGCAGCGCGTTGTTGCGCACCTCCGAGATGGCCTTGTCGATGAAGACCGACTGGTCGAAGAGCACCTCGACATGCACCCCGGCGGGGAGCTGCTCGCGCGTCCGCTGCAGGTGGCGGCGCACGCGGGCGGCCATCTCCACGATGTTCTGGTCGCCTTCCTTGTAGACGGCGATCTCCACGCTCTCGCGGCCGTCCACGTGGGTGATGGTCGTGCGCTCGCGATGGGTGCGCCTGATGGTCGCCACGTCGCGCAGCTTCACGGGCTGCCCGTCGATCACGCTCACGGTGACCTCGCCGATGTCTTCCAGGTTCTCGAAGCGGCTCAGGGTGCGCACTATGTACTCGGCGTTGCGGTCGCGCAGGCGCCCGCCGGACGCGTTCACGTTCTCCTGGGCCAGCGCCCGGTTGACCGTGGCGATGGGGATGCCGAGGGCGGAGAGCCGCGCCTCGTCCACCTGCACCTGGATCTCCTCCTCGAGCCCGCCGGCCACCTTGGCCGCCGCGACGCCCTGCAGCGATTCGATCTCGCGCTTGAGCACGTCCTCGGCGATGTTGCGCAGCCTCACCTGCGGCATATCGCCCCACAGGCCGATGCGCAGCACCGGATCGAGGGACGGGTCGTACTTCAGGAGCAGGGAGGGCAGGGCGTCGTCGGGCGGCTGGACCATGTCGATCTTCTCGCGCACGTCGAGGGCCGCGTAGTCCATGTCGGTGCCCCAGTCGAACTCCAGGGTGATCTGGGACAGGCCGGCCTGGCTGATGGAATGGACCCGGCGCAGCCCCGGCACCACGCCGACGGCCTCCTCCAGCGGGCGGGTCACCAGGTTCTCCACGTCCACGGGCGTGGTGTTGGGAATCTCCGTCTGCAGCGTGAGACTGGGGTAGCGGATCTCTGGCAGCAGGCGCATGTCGAGCCGGCCCAGGGCGACCATGCCGAAGACCACCGCGGCGAGGGTGGCCATCCAGATGGTGACGGGATGTGTGACGGCGAAGCGGATGGCTCTCACGGACGATCTCCCCGGCTACTGGGTGGCGGACTGCGCGAGCTGGGTGTCCTCGCCGGCGATGGTCAGGGTATCGGCCGCGATGGCCGACGCCCAGCCGACCACGGCGGCGTTCAGGGCCTCGAAATGCGAGCCGGTCCGCAGGCCGCCCTGGCCCGCGACCACCACGAACGTCCCCTCCTCGACGCCGTCGAGGATCTCCACGTACCGCTCGTCGTAGAGACCGGCGTTGATCTCCACCTTGCGGACGGTGTCGGCTTCGGCGATGAAGACGCTGCGCAGCCCCCCCTCCTCGACCAGGGCCAGCTTGGGGATCGACAGGGCGTCGTTGTGGGTGTCGGTGGTGATGCGCACCTTCACGAAGCCGCCGGCGCGCACCATGTCGGCGCCG contains:
- a CDS encoding efflux RND transporter permease subunit — translated: MWLTRVSLRRPVTLAMVLLTMVVLGAVSVWKMPLDFLPRVEFPFIGVIVPYPNGIPSQVEKEIVLPIEEVLATLGGVRELSSYSDADQAFVGVEFDWGRDVNLLRMEVKEKIDQIRADLPGDVRDILLLTFDTNDIPIIEGRIAAKGRDLSESWDLLDQKIIAPLQRIPGVGRVNIDGVLPTQASIYLDFDKILEHNVDVSNLFRILGAANVELTIGTVTDEGLRYDVRTVSGLSSIDDLRELAIDTRGLRLQDVADVVYGAPALSYGRRLNGEPAVAFWIQKASGYNTVEVCRAIEDELARINLDPSLQGISSFSFFNQAEQITNSLKSLLQGGLLGSLLAVVVLYLFLRRLSMTAVVSVAIPLSLMGTAVFLYLSGRSLNILTMMGLMLGVGMLVDNAVVVLESIHRRQRTGAGPLSAAVRGTKEVGRAVVAST
- a CDS encoding efflux RND transporter permease subunit, producing MRAIRFAVTHPVTIWMATLAAVVFGMVALGRLDMRLLPEIRYPSLTLQTEIPNTTPVDVENLVTRPLEEAVGVVPGLRRVHSISQAGLSQITLEFDWGTDMDYAALDVREKIDMVQPPDDALPSLLLKYDPSLDPVLRIGLWGDMPQVRLRNIAEDVLKREIESLQGVAAAKVAGGLEEEIQVQVDEARLSALGIPIATVNRALAQENVNASGGRLRDRNAEYIVRTLSRFENLEDIGEVTVSVIDGQPVKLRDVATIRRTHRERTTITHVDGRESVEIAVYKEGDQNIVEMAARVRRHLQRTREQLPAGVHVEVLFDQSVFIDKAISEVRNNALLGGLLAVLVLFVFLRDFRSTMIIGVSIPISIIATFILMHTRGVSLNVMSLGGLALGVGMLVDNSIVVLEAIHRKREDADRAAAGGIADARTRADQTITGAGEVASAVIASTLTTVAVFVPIVFVVIGVAGQIFRDQALTVTFSLFVSLVVALTFTPMATAWGARDERAGGSGPAGEKLAFRRRLFAWTRFAGERRNFRWYLRVVLLGVVLFLPVLCVTLVNRLGRILGRVAGWAMTPLTAGFGVLWPRLAHGYSRLLAGALLRRGLVLALVVLLAAAAVLLFPTLGSELIPPLAQGEFTLALELPEGTPLSRTNARVAAIERELATVDGIVLTASDVGVSREGDTSAQRRKENRAEIHVKLDLATGEREQQVLEGVRAVLARYPDVTQKLRRQSLFSFNAPVEVDVYGYNLDDLQETASRVAAEMVMIDGLRDVRPGMVPGSPEVRVSFDRDKLNRYGLTLSDVSETVRGKVRGTVASRIRERERHIDIRVLNEDEQRNTLQAVQDLIIAERAGIPITLSSVAATSVERGPSEIHRLGRKRVAIVTANLAGRDLGSVSREIESRLRILSLPANISVSLGGQNEEMQKSFRSLQMAILLAVFLVYLVMAAQFESFVHPVIIMFTVPLALIGAVYGLKATGTALSVITVIGAIMLAGIVVNNGIVLVDRINKLRRRLGLYESVLQAGQERLRPIVMTTATTVLGLLPMALGLGEGAELRAPLAVTVISGLLLATLLTLVVVPVVYTLITPGAEAPAGVRRRAVAGVRLTGSTVRGES